The window gattatttacTCAAAGTAaatctaaaataatgttatttggtaatagcagaaaggacatttaagcgcaaatacaaattgacagcGTAGACATTGACCGggggaatgaaaatacatttctggggggtCACAATGGATGATAATaggagctggaaatctcacattagaAATGTACAACATATAGTAGCAAGACAGTGATCACAGTGATTACAGATTACTGTGATTTTAAACTATGACTCCtattgtaccacattgttatactgccttatcattttcgaTGTATTTAAAATTGAGAGTACATtaggaatacaggaagtgaacaaatgtattgcagttgACGTGAAACAGGGGGGTGTACTACGTGATGTacagtattccaatgtaacttgtatgcatgttcaaaacaaatgaaaccattaccatcaccGTAAGCGAGGAATGATTGGAGTGGTGGTTTTCCCGGATCATAGGTCATCAAATTTCCGTCGACAAGGGCACGTTCCGCATGCCTCAAAGCTTCATGGGAGTGGAAGTGACAGGGTCGACTCTGGGAATCATCGGAATGGGGGAGATCGGCTACAAGATCGCTCAGCGATGCAAAGGCTTTGAAATGAAGATCCTCTACCACAACAGAACCAAAAGGTAAAAGGCCAAAAGGGCGCTTTGACTCCTGCTGGTGAACAAAACGGAGACGCTTTCATTGCAGGAGCGTGGAGGATGAGCGAGCCGTCGAAGCCAATTACTGCCAGAGCCTGAGCGACCTGCTGAGGAGGTCGGACTTTGTCTTGCTCGCCGTCAAGCTGACCTCCGACACCAGCGGCCTCATCAGCCACAAAGAGTTGTCGCTCATGAAGCCTTCTGCCACGCTGATCAACATCAGCCGAGGTGGGCGCCACACCGCTTGAaagcctcttcttcttccagctGACGGTGCTCTTTTCAGGTCAAGTTGTGGACCAGGAGGCTTTAGTCCAAGCCCTCCACACGGGAAGCATCCGCGCTGCCGCTTTAGATGTGACTCATCCAGAACCGTTACCGAGGTCAAGCTCACCCCACCTCATAAAAAGAAAGACCAGGGAGGAAGGCTTTGtttattctttctttttccATCTCCTGCAGGGACCATCCTCTGCTGGGGCTTCCTAACGTGCTCATCACCCCCCACATCGGAATCAGCACCGTGGCGACAGCTAAGAGGATTGTAGGCTGCATGGTGCAAAATGCTGTGGCTGCAGTAAAAGGCCTTCCTCTTCCCAATGAAGTCAAGATGAAGTGATTCAAGCTCGCTGCATTATCCTGTTGGGAAAAGAACCACAAATTGCTGTCTCTtctgaaaatatgaaaatatgttCAAATGCTAAAgagaaacaaaagtaaaaaagctTTTCAATCATGACAATCCGCTGATACAAAGCCAATATGAGTAATGACAGACAGCAGTGATTCATCCACACGTCCCACAGCAGCCTCAATTTTTCTTCCTgccaattaatggcaaatgcattcacatttaatttgaatgaagttcaaccaacacttcaggttgattttaagtagtagtagtagtactttattaatcccacagcagggaaattcacttgttacagcagcaagcaagatacgcaagtaaagaatacatggtgactacaacatggttcaggtggtgcaggtgttgtagagcctgacagcggtcggtatgaaggacctgcggaacctctccttcttacaccgtgggtgtaacagtctgctgctgaaggagctgctaagggaacccacagtgtcatgtagcgggtgagaggtgttgtccatgatggatgtcagcttagccaacatccttctctcccccacttcctccacggagtccagaggaccgtccaggacagagctcgctctcctgatcagtctattgagcctgctcctgtccctgtccgtgctgccccctctccagcagcccacagcatagaagatggctgaggccaccacagagtcataaaaggtcctgcacacaccaaaggacctcagtcctTTGGAGGCGACTCTCCACTCTggaggtggaggcgactctggcccttcttgtagagggcgtgggtgttgacagaccagtccagtttgttgttgtcCAGTTATACATAAGTATAAATCCACTATATAAAGCGTGGCAATGACATCACAGAAAAACTGAATGGAGTAAGCGCCCGAGGTGCAGGGCGTCTAGAATGGCAACACGGCCGAGaaggacatgccatggctgagatcgaatggGAAATGAAGTTTCTCCTCTCATTACGtatggaagtggtatgttttcgGCTTTttagtccttcttccccactgcgtttgaaacactttagttttgaaaaaagtaattggagaggctaactactggtagttagctcgctagcttgctatgctagcagcagccgtctgttatgtccctacGGTGATCCCATAGCCTTTGCAATGTGAtgtgaacaaagaataatattCTTTTCAAAGACCAACATTTTAgctgaattcacattttgagtgtattttctgggatttacaagcaaatttaaatgctgcaaattgtacttccgcatgaAGAGTAACaatgtgtgttaaaaaaaaatccacattgtttttctttgcatttctgtttatttagaccacacatacacgcataataaagatgttgttggtatgttcggagtgtccaataagtgacaatgaggaagcgtGGTCctgaggaggactagagacgtgtttgtgggTAGGAGATAGATATATGGTgtcggaattgcactgctgttgatgtgttcaggtcagaatcaaGTTATGaaagagtgtcagactacgtgtgactctgtggggacgctactcTTGCCTCCGTCTATCTTCATAACAGAGAGgggtggcttgccatgatgtgtatATGTGTTAATTACTCTAAAATATATGGaacataatgaattaattaaattagtTATTGCTGTTAgtgcactatttttgacagccctaatttcttTATACATATCTGTGCTATAACTGTGACCTCTTAAGATGAACTTAAAAAGCTTCTGAGCTCTAGAAACCTCATGAGATCTTTGCATTTAAAAGTCCAAGTTTAATAAGTCAGTGCCCGTTTtggtacagcagagggcgccattGTATAACAACCATTTATGTGAGGGTTGATCGTTGGAACAAGCGCATGACCGATTTATCGGCAGGCCAATTACGACATATCACCGATTCATCAATATCGGTGAATATGTAACcgatatattaacttttttttgctgtgtggaGATTCTGTCGCTCCTTTcctgtgtgtctctctgtgTTGCTCCCTGCCCGAGCCGAGGCCTGCTCTGCAGCAGAGGAACGGcgaaacaaacacattttttttacactatggtaagctgtgactctgtaaaacattattacacaacactttccaatttttttaaattgagacAAACATCAACTTACAAATTACcagccagtttccttgttaccccgatttaaaaaaaatgaccgagaagctattcaataacaggttggacaactGTAtcaataagaatgaattactcgcaGATAGTCAATTCGGATAcacagctaacatttcaacctccatggtACTGACTGAAATTACGGAGGAAATAACGCGATAGACCacaaagtgtgcagctgcagtatttatggatctcacaaaagcctttgatacaattaatcacaacatcctaactacaaaattagaaatcaaaaatccaaactaatcagattagttttgaattgggttaaaagctagctagctagcaggaAGCAAcatgtaaagctaggagaatacataTCTGCAAGTTTAAGTTTaaatgtggagtaccccaggggtcaatactgggacgaAAACTGTTGAAcgtgtatatcaatgacatctgtaagGTGACAAATGACTTAAAGTTGATATTATTCACGGATGATACtcctgccttttgttctggggaaagcacacaagagcgaattcaaaaaagtcacagatgaaaaggccatattaaaaagatggtaggacaaaaacaaattatccttgaacctaagtaaaactaaaataaggctatttggtaatagcaggaaggatacgtacgaccaaatcCAAATACACAGAGTGGACACTGAAAGAGTGAAGGAAAATTAATTTCTGGCCATCATAATACAGGAgacaaaatgagctggaaatctcacatcaaaaatataaaacataaagtggaaagaaatgcttcaatattgaataaagcaaaatttgttcttgatcaaaaatcattcCATACTGTTCTTTGGTGTTACCATATCTAAGTTATTGTGTGTAGATACGGGGTGACAACTACagaagcaatcttcactcgctaaatggtctgcaaaaaagatcagttaggatcatctgtaatgccgcgtatagagaacatacaaatctacttctaaaatcacaaatattaaaatttgctgatctagtaAAGCTAACAAATAACCTATTactcaaaaatgtcataaaatactTTCCTACAAGAGAGGTGAAATATGATCTTTGGGAAAAattaaacttgaaacacttatatgcgacaacaacgctaaaaacccacaacatttcagtatgtggaatggattgagtaagggaCTCAAAAGTGCCAAGAgctatttcaagaaacaatacaaacagttgatgttgATGAAcagggaagaagagtcttgaacttgtttgtcTCAATTCATTATTAAACCATACAATATTATcaatattgattattatattattactattactgattattatatgtgatttttatttattatacaaaataataataaatataaatattgtaatacatataaaataatcatgacttaaaaaaaatcacatatggaatacaggaagtgaatatatgtactgcaatagatgtggaatggatggggggtaggataaaaaaaagctttgcttcttcctatgaCTTTTAgacatgcggaactgtgaatttaattaccgtattttcacgaccataaggtgCACTTGAGCCTTAAAttcatttcagagtggccttttcttgtgggcagtctaaggcacacctgtgcactaattaTGGTGTCTATAATCAGCATCTTTATActgcacacctgtgaggtgggatggattatctcagcaaaggagaagtgctcaccatcacagatttagacagatttgccAACAATATTtaagagaaatggtgatattgtgtatgtggaaaacgttttagatctttgagttcatctcataaaaaatgggagcaaaaacaagtgttgggtttattttgttgagtgtatcCACACAAGGGCGTAACGTTGGGTCTACCATTGGGGGGGTTAAAATCTTTGCCTGTTTATTTCCTTCTCTTTGGTCACCTGTTCAGCAATCACATTCTCGaaccttatatatatataaaaaaaaagcttagttAATGTTCAAATGGTAACAGGCCAATTAATAATGACAAGTGACGTCAAAGCAGAATTTAAGGAAATACATTCAGGTATGTCCCAAAGCTTGTCAAGATTCACGACATGAAGTCGCtctacacctttttttttctctatcctgtccagcctttaaagcagatagaattgtagatctaaatggtcaagtgctcaacaggtttagtctgccagggagaagtgtgatatacacatTTGGAGGCGCCGGACCGGACCGGGGGGaggtgcggggataagagggggacaaaaaaaaaagacagagacaaggacaacagcagcaacaacaattgtgacaacaatagaacagaacaacagaaacatacagaactacatcagcaaataaatgtctgtgatgactataaagaccctgacggaaaggacaaaataatatcaacaaccacaatgacaatactgcattgaaacagtcacacataatagtagtcatgaaatgatgaactatgatagtgatcacaatgacaatactgcattgaaacagtcacacataattgtagtaatgaaatgattatctatgatagtgaacagaatgacaataactgtaatgcacatcattgtaaaaactatcatcatattgctgacatcaccgtcgctgtaataaaaccaacaacataattacaccctggttaactcagtgagtaatgtggagAAGTACGTATggactgtgagtgtgcatatgtacgtgtgtacaggtatctctgtatgtggggaagacttcatatatataaaaggtgcaagaatgtgtgggcgtgtaattgtcactgagatcAGCGctcagcacaaagatcagcgctcagcacaaagatcagcgccccaagagccagcccagagagccctcccccacgggaagaccagcaaggggccgtaATCCCATCCAAAGACAGGGCGCTGGGGGGccagaggacagccaacccccgagaccagtgAGAGATCACACCCTAAAAGGCAGACGAGCACCAGGGCCacacaccggcaggcccagagacgcccccgcaACCAGAAAGAAGCCCAGCTACGCCGGAAGCACCAATCCCCCCactgccacccccacccccagaggaGGGAGCCCCGCCCGCCCCAGGCCACCCCCCGCCGGACCACCGACACAGGACCGTCCCGCCCAGGGACGCAGGAGGCACATcccccacccacccggcggaggcccaggcggcagagatgtatcacccagcacctgaTCCCACgaagcaaacccctgtatgcccccccccaaaataaataactaaaataaaaaaaataaataaaagcacatacacacacgcgcacgcacacagtggtcgactgcccgacacctgAAAGCCTCGCTCCCAGACATCCCCCGTCGGTAACCCAGGgcgcagcggagccggggaccccggggtcccagacacacAACCCAGAACCCGGGGCGCGGAGAACGCGGACcaccggggagcaggaagaccccAGGCCACCCCAACCCAACGGCAGGACGCTGCCAGCAAGGCAAACAGAGGAGCCGgtgaggaggaaagcgggcaaatgagcaagcaggcgggcaaacgggcgagcagccgggacaaccaccacacagcgccagccgacacccgcggggcagCAAAACCCACAGAGGGAGTGGGAgtaccgcaccccaagccgcagggaggccaagcagcAGAGCCGAGAAGACCAGctgagaccagcagcagaccagccgccggaccccaccagccagaccagccacagaCCAGgaagagagtggacacccttgcctagtacctctttgtaaagtaaattctggagagatgtgattgttggtccgaacagatccttcggggtgttgtatagtattttaatccatgttctaaatgaatctccaaagtCAAATTTTTGTCgcgttgcaaagagaaatttccagtttactctgtcaaatgctttttcagcatctaatgagacaattgtggtttctaaattatggatgatagagtaatcaatcagattgattagacggcgtacgttgctagttgagtttctccccttgataaatcctgattgatcagggtgtattatatgaggggtaactttttccagccttatagctaacgctttgcatattattttaagatctgcattaatcagtgaaattggacgataactggaaggtagtgttgggtccttatccggtttcagcaggagactgattgtagctgagttcatggttggaggcaagcatgaactgtctttaatttccaaaaccactCTAAGAAATGttggagatagtaatgaccagaatgttttataaaactcggcagggaaaccgtcaggtcctggtgctttattattcggcaaccggtgtagagcaTCATGAAGTTCTATtcatgaaatgggtacatctaagttggtcacctgttcgtcatttaattttggtaattctatgttgttgagaaatgtttcgatatctgggagagatggtttaatctgaggtgtttataaaagctcctaaagacggaattaatttcctccgggaggtgagtgatatgACCTCCTGAGcatctaatggaggagatagagcttttttctttattgacttttagttaGTTAGCTAAGTAtgttccgtgtttattgccatgctcaaacttctccaaacgtagtctctgcagttggaactgaattttcttatcagtaatttcttttaagtctagtttcagttttctTAGGTTACTCAGGAAGTGCTCATCTTCTTCATCAcggataactttttttatagatataggcatcttaccgctgagttagtttatcggtcatcggaataataaagatgttagTTGCATTATCTCTGTGCGGCTGCCAACATCTGCACAatagcgaatcaggaggggaatCCAAAAGGCAGAGAAACTTTCATGTAACAAAAAGTTTAGTACAGCAAATGTTCATAGAAAGCAAAAATACGAAAacagcaaaacataaaactcaaagtacaacagaaatacCGCCGGACCAAGTCACgggaaaaactaacaaaaaacactgcaagcaCGGAAAcaatgaaggaaaaaacacaCGGGGTATAAACagaaagagctgctaacaaaaacgaCCAGAATAGTACCACAAATACTATATGTCCCCTGCTGGAAAGAGCCAGACAGGGAAATCAGGTACTTACAGGGCAGGATATAGAGCAATGACCAGAGAGCCAAGATACAGGTGTGCTACAAGGAGCTAGTCACAGTGCAACGTAAGGAAGCAATCTGGCTTTGGAGAGCAGTCTGCACACAGCTCATGAAGCATCTCTAATGAAGATCAGGTCTGTCCAATTAGCTCCTCTCAGCGGCTCaggaggtgtgctgcaacaaacgGCAGAAAGACGGCAACAAAGCAGCACACAAATCCTGAcaagtaatgtggggaagtacgtatgtactgtgagtgtgcatctgtacgtgtgtacaggtatctctgtatgtgtgcaagccTTCAtgtatatatgcagtatatactgctcaaaaaaattaaaggaacacttcgaaaacaaatcagatctaaactggtgaaagtgaaaaaatgatgcagcacactggtctatttggctaaaatgtcattgtagcaactccaaatgattctcagtcgtttgtgtggcccccacgtgcttgtacgcatgcctgacaacatcggggcatgctcctaatgacactacggatggtgtcctgggggctctcctcccagatctggaccagggcatcaatgagctcctggacagtctgaggagcaacctggcggtgccggatgcgcgtgtaattgtcactgagaatgcatgaaaggacaGGGGCAACTCCACTCCCccaccacgcccgaccgtagacCACCCTCaaaaagtcctatatgtatgtgaacTGGTGCAGCGGAACAGGAAGGCTGAGGGCCCCACATGCCCACCCCCCAacaccgcccaaaccgagcggggggaccaaggacacattaCCGACAGACCGCTCACCACAGCAGAGGCTCGGGCAAGCTacgggccgcaggacacaccacaggccctacccggcccgccaggatgcccagtccggtcCACCCAACCCCACAGAGACGGTACCCCCAgcacccccaacaccggagaCCCACCGGAGGCAGTGTCCACATTCATCCACTTATTATCACATTCAtgattatttcaacatttgtcatcatttaTTAGATCTTTTACACATGCTATATGCTGTCTAAAATACACATCCCAtataaatacaaacacacacgtacaaAGTAAGCTAgcagtcaatttcacctacaGTTTCAACAAATGAATAATCACAGTGCGACTACGTTTTCCgagatgttaattgtgttggttaATGTGGATGTGTGCTACATTACCGCTCGAGGGGAAAGCGGAAGTTTACACGCTGTTGAAGctatgaaatatgaataattaatgttagcagttgtaaatgtcacaggagtccttgcgtgagtactgagcctgttagtcttcttacattacaacatttgctggaggaataaacactctctgtcatcaatcaactgcattaaaacactcgtttatattataaaaaggaaaaaaacgtgAAAAATTGCCACAAAACAGGTCACGCAAAGCAATGCCATCTAGTGGTAACAACGAGATACAGCAGTTTCAAATATTTCATGGAACTAGATCAGAAACCAATGTTGTTGCTCCaacgtatttattttttaaatggataagtgttagcatgtcaaagttgtgcaatgttgagcattgataaataaatagcaGTATTAACTTGTccattacatgctcagcatCATTCTCTCAGCGgtcctccctcactctattggcGGCGACTGTTGCTGTTAGCAGTCAtcatcttttgggaactcctcataacgctccagaATAATAACGTACTCATTTTGTGTCAAAAACACTGGCTGTGTTCGCTTCACTTTTTAGCGCAAGTAGAATAATATGGCgccaaacgccccctttcatgtgcaCTCTGTTGTCAAAGAAGAACAAACCAGAAAGAAATGTGCTATGAAGTGTACCCTCATGTGCCTTTTTGGAAGTGCTCTGGAGGGCCGCAAGTGACGCAGTCACTAGTGGTTGTCACGTCATTCGCCAATGTTTCCACAGGAATCATTCACTCTCGTGGTTCTTACGTTTCCTTTGGCTTGTCATGGCAAGGAGGAAAAGTGGGATGAATGCCACAGAAGCAGAGACAAGGTCGGAAAGGGCCCGGCCGCTCTCTACAATACGGCTAAATTggtcataataaatgaaaaaaagaggAGGAGCGTTATTTGTAACACAGTTTTGTGTTTATTAGTTGTTAGACACACGCACTACTCGTCCTTCTGCACGTCATACAGTGCTATgcttccttttacacttgtatgctaGTTAA is drawn from Dunckerocampus dactyliophorus isolate RoL2022-P2 chromosome 9, RoL_Ddac_1.1, whole genome shotgun sequence and contains these coding sequences:
- the LOC129187553 gene encoding glyoxylate/hydroxypyruvate reductase B-like isoform X2, giving the protein MKNNEVMEEERPWALVSEVGGEFGLLEDMADIIRQHFHIVCYKDFLQNPQLHAPRIQVLLMWKYYPEAELNLLRSLPFLKAVVSGGVGVDHMDVRSINDLGVKVANTPGVVSDATADLAVGLLLASARNILEGHQISVDKGTFRMPQSFMGVEVTGSTLGIIGMGEIGYKIAQRCKGFEMKILYHNRTKRSVEDERAVEANYCQSLSDLLRRSDFVLLAVKLTSDTSGLISHKELSLMKPSATLINISRGQVVDQEALVQALHTGSIRAAALDVTHPEPLPRDHPLLGLPNVLITPHIGISTVATAKRIVGCMVQNAVAAVKGLPLPNEVKMK
- the LOC129187553 gene encoding glyoxylate/hydroxypyruvate reductase B-like isoform X1; translation: MQKQQPPSPLSQRLPRREPRRYSFVSSDHECKLNIKNFVSHPRKELLQEVMEEERPWALVSEVGGEFGLLEDMADIIRQHFHIVCYKDFLQNPQLHAPRIQVLLMWKYYPEAELNLLRSLPFLKAVVSGGVGVDHMDVRSINDLGVKVANTPGVVSDATADLAVGLLLASARNILEGHQISVDKGTFRMPQSFMGVEVTGSTLGIIGMGEIGYKIAQRCKGFEMKILYHNRTKRSVEDERAVEANYCQSLSDLLRRSDFVLLAVKLTSDTSGLISHKELSLMKPSATLINISRGQVVDQEALVQALHTGSIRAAALDVTHPEPLPRDHPLLGLPNVLITPHIGISTVATAKRIVGCMVQNAVAAVKGLPLPNEVKMK
- the LOC129187553 gene encoding glyoxylate/hydroxypyruvate reductase B-like isoform X3 gives rise to the protein MEEERPWALVSEVGGEFGLLEDMADIIRQHFHIVCYKDFLQNPQLHAPRIQVLLMWKYYPEAELNLLRSLPFLKAVVSGGVGVDHMDVRSINDLGVKVANTPGVVSDATADLAVGLLLASARNILEGHQISVDKGTFRMPQSFMGVEVTGSTLGIIGMGEIGYKIAQRCKGFEMKILYHNRTKRSVEDERAVEANYCQSLSDLLRRSDFVLLAVKLTSDTSGLISHKELSLMKPSATLINISRGQVVDQEALVQALHTGSIRAAALDVTHPEPLPRDHPLLGLPNVLITPHIGISTVATAKRIVGCMVQNAVAAVKGLPLPNEVKMK